In Rhipicephalus sanguineus isolate Rsan-2018 chromosome 1, BIME_Rsan_1.4, whole genome shotgun sequence, the DNA window atgccgtgtccccccattaaatctatacttacacagagctggtctgacgatatcgcccctatgtcaattctgcggagaattagaaaatattgcacatttctttttgtcatgccgcagatattcaattattagatcacgactgctcattactccgctgttaaaaataggcttaaacttaactgaagaaattatactaagcttcggagcctcagggttgggatactgccatagggatgccttcaatgccgtgtgtaatttcatgcaaaccactaaacgtgtaccattttaatcttccttcaaaaacgctcttaaataaaatgcggttcaatatatctaatctcaccaaagtgttctgatcaggttaatacggctgtctgaaatacgagcgcaatagcacaatttttgaagtattaatttgatgtcttatttattgttaccatttctactcttaattttttttaaccattttacattcttcgaataagattttaagcttcaactacatattcttggcccatcccccagagtgggtacgtgccatagaaaagtaggcaaaacaaacaaacaaacaaacaagcaatgcGTTTCTACTCCGTCGGAAGACCACAGATGACCGCGAACCGAAAAAAGCTGGTCATCGTCGGCGATGGTGAGGGCATCGAGAGGCGTCCTCTTAACGTCTTCGGTGATGGCGAGCTTACGTATGCCCCTGTGCCTGCCGCCTTGGAGAACAATGACGCCACCATCGACGTCAGGGCTGGGCTGGCCTTATGGGACACAGCGGGGCAGGAGGACTATGACCGGTTGCGGCCACTGTCGAACCTGAAAATAGGCGCGACCTTgatgtgcttcagcatcgactcGCCCGACTTCCTGCACAAACCGGAGTCGTGGAGGCCGGAGGCCCGCCACGTCTTCGCCAGCGTGTCCGTCATCTTTGCAAAGGTGAAGAACCCCAGCAACCACTTGCCCATGCTGGCAGATCCAGCCATGACGAAGCACAAGCACGGTGTTCCTGCGGAAGGGCGTACCACGTCGGTGAAGACCAACGCCGACGACTCACCTGGAGTAGAATGCCAAGACCAAGGACGGTGTGCGCGAGGTGATCGATAGTGCAAAGACGGTCACCTTTCCCAGGTGCAGAGGCCGTACAATAATAAATTTATACGGCAATATAGAATACACCTCTTCCAGTCCCTGGTGAGAAGCCAGAGGGGGGCTGGATAGCTTTTCTCGCTCCTGTGTCTTACTCATATTAATGTGCGCGCCGCCAACAGCTCTCGGTTCGCTATCACGTGCCTCCTGGAAATTTAGAAAGGTTTATATGTTATAATGTTGTTGTACCTCAGACACTTGACACAATCCACcccgggggatcggccatgaattgGATGGTGCCCTGATTAAGGAAATTATTTGCTTGCTGAAGGACTAGGTTTAGAAATAGTTTGGACGTAACTCATTCGTGGTATAAACAAATAAAATTCAGAAATAGGGCGCTACTGAAGCGTACCGTAAGGTGAAGGAAGAAGGAATCCCTCGCTGCCGTAGTACGCTGCTGTTTTGACCGGACCGCCGCAGTGCAGCGTGAGTGAATACAATACCCGTGTGTATTTATatcaggtgtttttttttagaaaatacagatttttgaTAAAAATTCTGTGACATTCAGACGCTGTCATTTTCGCACAAGAaatctatgtcgaggcggaaatactttgccgcaactaaaatgacatgGACGTGACTGATTAACAAACGCttgttaattacctttttaattattcACTTGAGGGCAGTCATTCACATTAGAAAGGTGCAGttcgtgccaatttatggcatacctgttTCTTCAAAATAACAAACGTTGCACGTAATTCGACGTGCTATTCGTCAGCGAATTTCAATTCTGATATGAAAAATGATGGCACGCGGCGCGCAGGATACGCGGCCTCTGTTACGTAAGACCGGAACTAcgcgtgacaaggaagtgacgaaacttGAATGAAGGTGCGTCAAAGCAGAATGTGGTCAGGAAAATTGGCAAGAGTTCTGGAATGCGCAAGTAGAGAGCTCATTCTTTGGGTGCGATGTTTAGggcttgtctctttctttctcaaacTGTAAAGAGGCgggaaaaactatttcgcctgtctgcaagaagcgccgcagtggctgtccccgagttttatgcttcacagagaaagaaaaggctgatatttctgttttcttgtgcacagctcgacagaaacagataagcaccaaacaccgcACGCAAGGGTAAGGCGATCCGCTAGCGCAAGAGATATGACTTGCCACTTTTCACGGAAAGAAATGGCCACGACGCGCTTTTATTCAAATTTCGTGACTTCATGTCACGGGTAGTTACGGTCTGACCTAAAGAGTGGGCGCGTTTCGAGCGCGCTgagcgcgatcagtttcgatatcgatATGAATAGCTCGAATTACGtacaacttttgtgatttctaaaaaaaatgggtatgaCATAGattgtcatgcactacaactttttaATATGAGCAACTGTTTTCAAGTGAATAattcaaaagttaattaacggGCTTTTATTATTcagtcgcaacagtgtcatttcatcTGGGGCAAAGTATTTTCGCTAGACATAGGGatcgtgtgtgaaaacgacagaAGCCTTACTCGCACGCAATTTTTTAAAAATCCATACTGCGTAAAAGAACACCCTGTAGAAAGAGTGTGTAGAACCTACCATGGTTATAATCAATCCGCAACAAGCAGAAATTTTTGTTGTGCTAGATGGCGCATGTTAACGCAAGGAATGAGGCGACAACGAGACAAACACAAGGAATGACACGGACGAACGCCTACTGATAACTGATATCTGACAACTGTTTTCTTGGAATAAAGAATCAGTTGTCAATAGGATTTCGTccgtgtcacttcttgtgtttgtCTCGTTGGCGCCTTATTCCTACCGTTAATCCGCCGGCCTTCTCTATACAGCGGGCTCCAAAATTATTTGGTTGTTTTGGCACATTAAGTACCGAATCAATATTTTCCTGAACCGCGTGTGTTCTTTCGCAGTCATGTTTATTTTTCACGGCCTATCACTTATCGCTTTCATTAAAATAAACTCAATCCATTAAATGTTCCTGCGTACGTTGATTTGGCTTGATAAATCAACATCCCCAGCACATCATCGGCTCTCGCTCATTTTACATACAAAGCCTCAAACTTTGCGTAGTATGCCGATAAGCTTTACAATTTTTTGCTACACATTACCACATCGAACACCGTCACTCAGTACCATTGGTAACACTATTTTTGAACTTGGACTGCCATGGTACTTACGCGATCGCTTATAACGAAAAATTCTCAGTTGCGAGAACAGCGCATGTTTCGTTCTGTTTGATTCCGTTTTCCTTGTTTTCCTGCAGCTTTGGCGCTTTTTCACCACATATTACCACGTTGAACACGTCAACTCATGTTTGATAACATTCTTTCTTATCTAATGCCGTTGTACTTACTCGATCGTTAACGCTGacaattttcagttgtttttgttCCTCAGACACTGAGCGACGCCCACTTCAGGGGATATGTGCGAGAACAGtgaacgccttttttttcttccttttcgttTTCTCCGTTTTCCTCCGTAACTTCGTTCTCTTCGCATTGTCGCGTCATTGTGAGCAGCAATGCATCTACCCTAAGTCAGCCTTATTCTTCAAATTTAAAAATTCCTGTTTGTAGTTATGAACCAGATCTCGAATAGCAGTGTTTCCCATAAATAAGTAATTACTCTACGCCATTAAGCTTAATCGCTCGGTGCGAACCATAGGCTTTCTTTTTCGTCTTGAAATAATGTTTCTAAGAAGAGGcgcacgaagaaga includes these proteins:
- the LOC119372184 gene encoding ras-like GTP-binding protein Rho1; protein product: MRFYSVGRPQMTANRKKLVIVGDGEGIERRPLNVFGDGELTYAPVPAALENNDATIDVRAGLALWDTAGQEDYDRLRPLSNLKIGATLMCFSIDSPDFLHKPESWRPEARHVFASVSVIFAKVKNPSNHLPMLADPAMTKHKHGVPAEGRTTSVKTNADDSPGVECQDQGRCARGDR